One genomic segment of Garra rufa chromosome 13, GarRuf1.0, whole genome shotgun sequence includes these proteins:
- the LOC141283816 gene encoding mediator of RNA polymerase II transcription subunit 23-like yields the protein MNDNGQTQPTCQLFFFRVLERIGARALVAHVRTFADFLVYEFSTSAGGQQLNKCIEILNDMVWKYNIVTLDRLILCLAMRSHEGNEAQVCYFIIQLLLLKPNDFRNRVSDFVKENAPEHWLQSDWHTKHMTYHKKYPEKLYFEGLAEQVNPPIQLHLQYLPIYFGNVCLRFLPVFDIVIHRFLELLPVSKSLETLLDHLGGLYKFHDRPVTYLYNTLHYYERHLRERTNLKRKLVHAIMSSLKDNRTPGWCLSETYLKCGMNPREDNVWIPDDTYYCKLIGRLVDTMAGKSPGPFPNCDWRFNEFPNPAAHALHVTCVELMALAVPGKDVGNALLNVVLKSQPLVPRENITAWMNAIGLVITALPEPYWIVLHDRIVSVISSPVLSSEMEWVGYPFQLLDFTACHRSYSEMHCSYILALAHAVWHHSSIGQLSLIPKFLSEVLKPIVKTEFQLLYVYHLVGPFLQRFQQERTRCMLEIGVAFYEMLQAVDQHSKHLAYMDPICDFLYHIKYMFTGDSVKDQVERIICSLRPAMRLRLRFITHSSKTEPAAAASASTATSVPQSSSVSSPAAQSGAGPSNIPLSVSQ from the exons ATGAATGATAATGGACAGACTCAACCAACATGTCAGCTGTTTTTCTTCAGGGTGCTGGAGCGCATCGGGGCGCGGGCGCTGGTGGCCCACGTGAGGACGTTTGCAGACTTCCTAGTGTACGAGTTCAGCACCTCAGCAGGAGGACAGCAGCTGAACAAGTGCATCGAGATTCTCAACGACATGGTGTGGAAGTACAACATCGTGACGCTGGACAGACTCATCCTATGTCTG GCGATGAGGAGTCACGAGGGGAACGAGGCTCAGGTCTGCTACTTCATCATCCAACTTCTGCTTCTTAAACCCAACGACTTCCGCAACCGCGTGAGTGATTTTGTGAAGGAGAACGCCCCTGAACACTGGCTGCAGAGCGACTGGCACACCAAACACATGACCTACCACAAG AAGTATCCAGAGAAGCTGTACTTCGAAGGTCTGGCAGAGCAGGTCAATCCTCCCATTCAGCTGCACTTACAGTACCTGCCCATCTACTTTGGCAACGTGTGTCTGCGCTTCCTTCCTGTGTTCGACATAGTCATCCATCGCTTCCTGGAGCTGCTGCCTGTGTCCAAGTCTCTGGAGACTCTGCTCGATCACCTCGGGGGGCTCTATAAGTTTCATG ATCGTCCGGTGACGTACCTGTACAACACGTTGCACTATTACGAGAGACACCTGCGAGAACGCACCAACCTGAAGAGGAAGCTGGTCCATGCCATCATGAGCTCGCTCAAGGACAACCGCACACCTGGATGGTGTCTCAGTGAGACGTACCTGAAGTGTGGCATGAACCCTCGAGAGGACAACGTCTGGATCCCCGACGACACTTACTACTGCAAACTCATCGGGCGCCTCGTGGATA CCATGGCAGGTAAATCTCCAGGGCCGTTCCCCAACTGTGACTGGAGGTTCAATGAGTTTCCAAACCCGGCCGCTCACGCGCTACACGTCACCTGTGTGGAGCTGATGGCTCTGGCTGTGCCGGGGAAAGACGTGGGCAACGCTCTGCTCAATGTCGTGCTCAAGAG TCAGCCGCTGGTTCCTCGGGAGAACATCACCGCATGGATGAACGCTATCGGACTGGTCATCACTGCTCTGCCT GAGCCGTACTGGATCGTTCTGCACGATCGTATCGTGAGTGTGATCAGCAGTCCGGTTCTGAGTTCGGAGATGGAGTGGGTCGGCTATCCGTTCCAGCTGCTGGACTTCACCGCCTGTCACCGCTCGTACTCAGAGATGCACTGCAGCTACATTCTGGCGCTGGCGCACGCCGTCTGGCATCACTCCAGCATCGGACAGCTCTCCCTCATACCCAA GTTCCTCTCAGAGGTGCTGAAGCCCATCGTGAAGACAGAGTTCCAGCTGCTGTACGTGTATCACCTGGTGGGGCCGTTTCTGCAGCGCTTCCAGCAGGAGAGGACCAGATGCATGCTGGAG ATTGGAGTGGCGTTTTATGAGATGCTTCAGGCTGTGGATCAGCACAGTAAACACCTGGCCTATATGGACCCCATCTGTGACTTCCTGTACCACATCAAATACATGTTTACTGGAGACAGTGTCAAAGACCAg GTGGAGAGGATCATCTGTTCTCTGAGGCCCGCTATGCGTCTGCGTCTGCGCTTCATCACTCACAGCAGTAAGACGGAGCCGGCGGCGGCAGCATCTGCGTCCACAGCGACCTCCGTCCCTCAGTCCTCCAGCGTCTCGTCCCCCGCGGCCCAGAGCGGAGCCGGACCCTCTAATATTCCTCTGTCTGTGTCCCAGTGA